The nucleotide window CGAATCAGTTCTATCACAATACGCTCTCCATCAATCACTCCATACTGGCTGTAAATCATCGCCTGCGTTGTTTGAATACCAGAAAGCAGTTGTTGGCTGCTGGTGAGATTAATGAGATTTTCGGCATATATATACGTTTGATACGATTAATAGCGCACACAACGAAAGCCTACGAACAACAGTTACTCGTCATACTCTCGGTGCGTTTGAGCGTTGTTGTGCAGTGTCTTTTCTCCACATGCATGCAGTTCGGCGGTAGAGGCTTGCAGGTGAATAAACTGGAACTGCTATATTACTTGCATATTATAATGCTAACCTCTCTGGACTACTGGCTGATAATGGCTGTTTGCGAATCGGTGTGGCGCGCTCAGCAACAAACGGAAGTCGAGCTGAAACATTTTAACGCTTCTCGTAGTTTGAGCGTTAGTATGGCAAGAGATGTAAGTAAAGGCGTACACGAGAGTTCAGATTGCACagctaaaataatttaaaatattcttacttTTTCTAGCTCAACACTTTTTCCATATTTTGCTCGATACACAAGTTTCGCTTTCCGCTCTGTGGCTTGTTCGAGATAAATTTTGCAACTGCTCGTAATCTGTGCACTTCAGTGGTGACAGCTTTGATCTGGTTGGTCCAATATGATTTCGCCACAAGTATGTGAGGGAAGCAGtgcaaatata belongs to Bactrocera dorsalis isolate Fly_Bdor chromosome 1, ASM2337382v1, whole genome shotgun sequence and includes:
- the LOC115066510 gene encoding putative gustatory receptor 22b, whose amino-acid sequence is MLLGLLPFKCNKEKRTFRSSRVALSYNVVSNTLLFAWVVKNWPDMSNYELFVAKPLLYVVENAVSYLNCVGMILIFCSTWAGKNRLLRLFNEIATVRQLCDSKAFLRDFDASMMEKRIILKFCSMFLQNLLFFSSTFYWANRMDVNYALVLMLTIILLNEIFLISNQFYHNTLSINHSILAVNHRLRCLNTRKQLLAAGEINEIFGIYIRLIRLIAHTTKAYEQQLLVILSVRLSVVVQCLFSTCMQFGGRGLQVNKLELLYYLHIIMLTSLDYWLIMAVCESVWRAQQQTEVELKHFNASRSLSVSMARDLNTFSIFCSIHKFRFPLCGLFEINFATARNLCTSVVTALIWLVQYDFATSM